The following proteins are co-located in the Limanda limanda chromosome 5, fLimLim1.1, whole genome shotgun sequence genome:
- the LOC133002300 gene encoding phospholipid-transporting ATPase ID-like — protein MSFFDLDCVRKKETELERKLRANDREYNLSFRYATNAIRTCKYNFFTFLPLNLFEQFQRIANAYFLFLLVLQVIPEISSLSWFTTVVPLVLVLSVTAAKDATDDINRHRSDNQVNTRKAQVLIDRKLRSEKWKDVQVGDIIKLENNQFVTADLLLLSSSEPLNLVYIETAELDGETNLKVRQALPVTGDLGDDIEKLADFNGEVRCEAPNNRLDRFTGTLTYAGQKYSLDNEKILLRGCTLRNTEWCFGLVLFGGPETKLMQNCGKSTFKRTSIDRLMNVLVLCIFGFLAFMCTVLAIGNLFWEMNEGSQFTVFLPRQKDTHAGFSAFLTFWSYVIILNTVVPISLYVSVEIIRLGNSFYIDWDRKMYYARSDTPAEARTTTLNEELGQIKYIFSDKTGTLTQNIMTFNKCSINGKSYGDVFDYSGQRLEVSDLTEKVDFSFNPLADPRFVFHDHALVEAVKLENPEVHDFFRLLSLCHTVMAEEKKEGELLYLAQSPDEGALVTAARNFGFVFRSRTPDSVSIVEMGRQRSYELLNILDFNNVRKRMSVIVRSPEGKLSLYCKGADTIIYERLHQSCSKLMEVTTEQLNEFAGEGLRTLVLAYKDLDEEYFNEWKQRQHEASTTMDDREGKLDQLYEEIEKDLLLLGATAIEDKLQDGVPQTIEQLSKADIKIWVLTGDKQETAENIGFSCNLLREEMNEIFTVSGNSPEDVQEELRKARISMNPDAVDSVLLPGRSLVKGVMMDEEVNGEHGLVINGHSLAYALERSLELEFLRTACMCKAVICCRVTPLQKAQVVELVKKYKQVVTLAIGDGANDVSMIKAAHIGVGISGQEGMQAVLSSDFSFAQFSFLQRLLLVHGRWSYLRMCKFLRYFFYKNFTFTFVHFWYAFFCGFSAQTVYDEWFITLYNLVYTALPVLGMSLFDQDVNDVWSFQHPQLYVPGQLNLYFSKKAFFTCALHSGYSSLVLFFIPYAAMHNTVRDDGKDVADYQSFALLTQTCLLFAVSIQLGLEMSYWTAVNTFFVLGSLFMYFGVTFTMYSNGMFLTVPSAFPFIGTARNSLNQPNVWLTILITSTLCVLPVITYRFLLIQLCPTINDKVMFKVRQTKATPPPLPRRARIRRTSTRRSGYAFSHAQGYGDLVTSRRFLRRPALSGSSSLANTGRTTMGFSPMGRSAGYSPTGRPQNVRVQDVEVTSLQMYSTIRDPAP, from the exons atgtctTTCTTTGATCTGGACTGTGTCAGGAAGAAAGAGACGG agctggagaggaagctcCGAGCCAACGACAGAGAATACAACCTGTCCTTTAGATACGCA ACGAACGCCATCAGGACGTGCAAGTACAACTTCTTCACCTTCCTACCTCTCAACCTGTTTGAGCAATTCCAGAGGATCGCAAACGCCTACTTCCTTTTTCTGCTGGTGCTCCAG gtgATTCCTGAgatttcctctctgtcctgGTTCACCACAGTCGTGCCTCTGGTCCTCGTGCTGTCGGTGACGGCAGCCAAAGATGCTACCGATGACATC AATCGTCACCGGAGCGACAATCAAGTCAACACCCGAAAGGCCCAAGTTCTTATTGATAGAAA GCTGCGGAGCGAGAAGTGGAAGGACGTGCAGGTGGGCGACATCATCAAGCTGGAAAACAACCAGTTTGTCACT GCCGACCTCCTGTTGCTCTCCAGCAGTGAACCACTCAACCTGGTTTACATCGAGACAGCAGAGCTCGACGG AGAAACCAACCTGAAGGTGAGGCAGGCTCTGCCCGTCACAGGAGACCTGGGGGACGACATTGAAAAACTGGCTGACTTCAATg GCGAGGTGCGATGTGAAGCTCCCAACAATCGCCTGGATCGCTTCACGGGAACTCTGACCTACGCCGGGCAGAAGTACTCGCTGGACAACGAGAAGATCCTGCTGCGCGGCTGCACCCTGAGGAACACCGAGTGGTGCTTCGGCCTGGTGCTGTTCGGAG GTCCAGAGACGAAGCTGATGCAGAACTGTGGGAAGAGCACGTTCAAGAGAACCAGTATCGATCGTCTGATGAACGTCCTCGTCCTCTGT ATCTTCGGCTTCCTCGCCTTCATGTGCACCGTCCTGGCGATAGGAAACTTGTTCTGGGAGATGAACGAGGGCTCCCAGTTCACCGTCTTCCTGCCGAGGCAAAAGGACACCCATGCCGGTTTCTCCGCCTTCCTCACCTTCTGGTCCTACGTCATCATCCTCAACACGGTGGTTCCCATCTCGCTCTACGTCAG TGTGGAGATCATTCGGCTCGGGAACAGCTTCTACATCGACTGGGACAGGAAGATGTACTACGCTCGCAGCGACACCCCCGCCGAGGCTCGGACCACCACCCTGAACGAGGAGCTGGGTCAAATCAAATACATCTTCAGTGACAAGACGGGGACGCTCACTCAGAATATCATGACTTTCAACAAGTGCTCCATCAATGGCAAATCCTACG gAGACGTGTTCGACTACTCCGGACAAAGACTAGAAGTTTCTGAC CTGACGGAGAAGGTGGACTTCTCCTTCAACCCTCTGGCAGACCCCCGCTTCGTGTTCCACGACCACGCGCTGGTGGAGGCCGTGAAGCTGGAGAACCCGGAGGTCCATGACTTCTTCAGGCTGCTGAGTCTCTGCCACACCGTCATGgctgaggagaagaaggaag GCGAGCTGCTCTACCTGGCCCAGTCTCCAGATGAGGGAGCTCTGGTAACAGCAGCCAGAAACTTTGGTTTCGTCTTCCGCTCTCGAACGCCGGACAGCGTTTCCATCGTGGAAATGGGTCGGCAGCGCAGCTACGAGCTCCTGAACATCCTGGACTTCAACAACGTCCGCAAGAGGATGTCTGTCATAG TTCGGAGTCCGGAGGGGAAACTCTCTCTCTACTGTAAAGGTGCCGACACGATCATCTACGAGAGGCTGCATCAGTCCTGCAGCAAACTGATGGAAGTCACCACAGAGCAGCTGAAC GAGTTCGCAGGCGAGGGTCTGCGGACGCTGGTGCTGGCCTACAAGGATCTGGATGAGGAGTATTTCAACGAGTGGAAACAGCGGCAACATGAGGCCAGCACGACGATGGACGACCGGGAGGGAAAACTGGACCAGCTGTACGAGGAGATCGAGAAGGATCTGCTG CTGCTTGGAGCAACAGCCATAGAAGACAAGTTACAGGACGGAGTCCCTCAGACTATAGAGCAACTCTCCAAAGCCGACATCAAAATATGGGTTTTGACTGGTGACAAGCAAG AAACGGCTGAAAACATCGGTTTCTCGTGCAACCTGCTGCGAGAGGAGATGAACGAGATCTTCACCGTCTCAGGCAACTCCCCCGAGGACGTCCAAGAGGAACTGAG AAAGGCCCGAATCTCCATGAACCCAGATGCAGTGGATTCGGTGTTGCTGCCGGGAAGGAGTCTGGTGAAAGGAGTGATGATGGACGAGGAGGTGAACGGAGAACACGGCCTGGTCATCAATGGCCACAGCTTG GCTTACGCCCTGGAGCGCAGCCTGGAGCTGGAGTTCCTGCGCACGGCGTGCATGTGTAAAGCAGTGATCTGCTGCAGGGTGACTCCTCTGCAGAAGGCACAGGTGGTGGAGCTGGTCAAAAAGTACAAGCAGGTGGTGACACTGGCCATCGGAGACGGAGCCAACGACGTGAGCATGATCAAAG CGGCTCACATCGGCGTGGGCATCTCGGGTCAGGAGGGGATGCAGGCGGTGCTGTCCAGCGACTTCTCCTTCGCCCAGTTCAGTTTcctgcagcgcctcctgctggtgcACGGCCGCTGGTCCTACCTGCGCATGTGCAAGTTCCTGCGCTACTTCTTCTATAAGaacttcaccttcaccttcgtCCACTTCTGGTACGCCTTCTTCTGCGGCTTCTCTGCACAG ACAGTGTACGATGAGTGGTTCATCACACTTTACAACCTGGTGTACACAGCACTACCTGTGCTGGGGATGAGTCTGTTTGATCAG gaTGTGAACGACGTGTGGAGTTTCCAGCACCCTCAGCTCTACGTCCCCGGTCAACTCAACCTCTACTTCAGCAAGAAGGCCTTCTTCACATGTGCCCTGCACAGCGGCTACAGCTCCCTGGTGCTCTTCTTCATCCCCTACGCCGCCATGCACAACACGGTGAGGGACGATGGGAAGGACGTCGCCGACTACCAGTCCTTCGCCCTCCTCACCCAGACGTGTCTGCTGTTCGCCGTCAGCATCCAG CTGGGGCTGGAGATGTCTTACTGGACGGCGGTGAACACCTTCTTCGTTCTGGGAAGCCTGTTCATGTACTTTGGCGTCACCTTCACCATGTACAGTAACGGCATGTTTCTCACGGTGCCATCGGCTTTTCCCTTCATAG gaACAGCCCGTAACTCTCTGAATCAGCCCAACGTCTGGCTGACGATCCTCATCACCTCCACTCTGTGCGTCCTCCCCGTGATCACCTACCGCTTCCTGTTGATTCAGCTCTGCCCCACCATCAATGACAAG GTGATGTTCAAGGTGAGACAGACCAAAgcgactcctccccctcttcctcgcCGCGCCCGCATCCGTCGCACCAGCACCCGCCGCTCAGGCTACGCCTTCTCGCATGCGCAGGGCTACGGGGACCTGGTGACATCAAGGCGCTTCCTGCGGCGTCCAGCTTTGTCGGGATCTTCGAGTTTAGCAAACACGGGTCGCACTACCATGGGCTTCAGTCCAATGGGACGGTCGGCCGGATACAGCCCGACGGGACGTCCCCAGAATGTCAGGGTCCAGGATGTGGAGGTGACGTCGCTTCAGATGTACAGTACTATCAGAGACCCCGCCCCCTGA